A section of the Anabaena cylindrica PCC 7122 genome encodes:
- a CDS encoding transglycosylase SLT domain-containing protein, whose translation MLKKLQNKQIYLIAGAGLCAFLVGGMVSAPQAGKTLSQWLKLSQSQPEKLFEGNQAKSQVFSLVSQLLPERAVKLEEIAQTGSSPDRERARYLLASDYIETDQGKKALSLLTGLEKEYPALAPYILLKQAQAQDMLGEKGKASDLRQKVLKDYPQEAAAVKAIYLIGLPKLHDTAIAQFPSHPLTWEIIRKRLQDNPNQPKFRLILAKYASDKPGIVGILDPLLKQSQLTPTDWELIGSVYWENNQFTKASTAYTKAPKTARNLYRIARGVQLNKERDKAVSLYKQQVQQFPTATETGTALLRLAEIAPGKAAIPYFDQIINKFPEQAPTALVQKAKLQETLKDNQSANATWKLLLGKYSTSNEAAEYRWKIALSKAKAQDYTGAWQWAQPITTENPTSILAPRAGFWVGKWATILGKQQEARAAYEYVLSQFPQSYYAWRSASILGLDVGDFNNLRLMKPEIIPPQRPVPPAGSETFKELYLLGQDRDAWLQWETEFLNKSEPSIAEQFTEGLMRLAEGENLIGIAKISKLEDWKTPAQKAEYEALSQQKIYWQARYPFPYFQEIEKWSNTRQLNPLLVTALMRQESMFQPKIKSVVGATGLMQVMPSTAAWIAPQINMDMKTIDLENPNDNVMLGTWYLDHTHQQYGNNSMLAIASYNAGPGNVAKWLRTIPKQDPDEFVEEIPFDETKNYVRQVFGNYWNYLRLYNPSISALVSKYSATHPKLPTQ comes from the coding sequence ATGCTGAAAAAACTACAAAACAAGCAAATTTATCTGATTGCTGGTGCAGGATTATGTGCCTTTTTAGTCGGGGGTATGGTATCAGCCCCACAAGCTGGAAAAACCCTGAGTCAATGGTTGAAATTAAGTCAGAGTCAGCCTGAGAAACTATTTGAGGGTAATCAAGCTAAGTCACAAGTATTTAGCTTGGTGTCTCAATTGTTGCCAGAACGGGCGGTTAAACTAGAGGAAATTGCTCAAACGGGAAGTTCACCAGATAGGGAACGGGCCCGTTATCTTTTGGCAAGTGATTACATTGAAACTGACCAAGGGAAAAAAGCTCTAAGTTTACTGACAGGGCTGGAAAAAGAATATCCTGCTTTAGCACCCTATATTTTGCTCAAACAAGCCCAGGCACAGGATATGCTGGGGGAGAAAGGCAAGGCTTCGGATCTGCGACAAAAAGTGCTGAAAGATTATCCCCAAGAAGCAGCCGCAGTTAAAGCTATCTATTTAATTGGACTGCCAAAACTCCATGATACAGCGATCGCACAATTTCCTTCCCATCCCCTCACCTGGGAAATTATCCGCAAACGCTTACAAGATAATCCCAATCAGCCTAAATTCAGATTAATCTTAGCCAAATATGCCTCTGACAAACCGGGAATTGTCGGTATTTTAGATCCGCTACTTAAACAGTCTCAACTTACACCCACAGATTGGGAACTAATTGGTTCAGTCTACTGGGAGAATAATCAATTTACCAAAGCATCTACCGCTTATACTAAAGCACCCAAAACAGCCCGTAACCTCTATCGCATCGCCAGAGGTGTACAGTTAAATAAAGAACGAGACAAAGCTGTTTCTCTCTATAAACAACAGGTACAACAATTTCCCACAGCTACAGAAACAGGAACCGCTCTACTCAGACTAGCAGAAATAGCCCCAGGGAAAGCCGCAATACCCTATTTTGATCAAATCATTAATAAATTTCCTGAACAAGCACCGACAGCACTGGTACAAAAAGCTAAATTACAGGAAACTCTCAAAGATAACCAATCAGCTAATGCAACTTGGAAATTACTATTAGGTAAATACAGCACTTCTAACGAAGCAGCAGAATATCGCTGGAAAATCGCCTTAAGTAAAGCTAAAGCTCAGGATTATACAGGTGCATGGCAATGGGCGCAACCAATTACCACTGAAAATCCTACCAGTATTTTGGCTCCTAGGGCCGGTTTTTGGGTAGGCAAATGGGCAACTATACTAGGAAAACAGCAAGAAGCTCGCGCTGCATATGAGTATGTACTCAGTCAATTTCCTCAATCTTATTATGCATGGCGTTCTGCAAGCATTTTGGGTTTGGATGTAGGTGATTTTAATAACCTGCGACTAATGAAACCAGAAATTATCCCACCACAGCGTCCTGTACCCCCAGCAGGTTCGGAAACCTTCAAAGAATTGTATTTACTCGGTCAAGATCGTGATGCTTGGTTGCAGTGGGAGACAGAATTTCTGAATAAATCTGAACCTAGCATAGCCGAACAATTTACTGAAGGGTTAATGCGGTTGGCAGAGGGAGAAAATCTGATTGGTATTGCCAAAATTTCTAAATTAGAGGACTGGAAAACACCAGCCCAAAAAGCCGAATATGAGGCTTTAAGCCAGCAGAAAATATACTGGCAAGCTCGTTATCCTTTTCCCTATTTCCAGGAAATTGAAAAATGGTCAAATACACGGCAACTTAATCCTCTGCTAGTTACGGCTTTAATGCGGCAAGAGTCGATGTTTCAGCCGAAAATTAAGTCTGTAGTGGGTGCGACTGGTTTAATGCAGGTAATGCCCAGTACAGCGGCATGGATAGCACCACAAATCAATATGGATATGAAAACGATTGATTTGGAAAACCCAAATGATAACGTGATGTTGGGTACGTGGTATTTAGATCATACTCATCAGCAATATGGTAATAACTCCATGTTAGCGATCGCTAGTTACAATGCTGGCCCCGGTAATGTGGCTAAATGGCTGCGAACTATACCCAAACAAGATCCAGATGAATTTGTCGAAGAAATTCCTTTTGACGAAACCAAAAATTACGTCCGCCAAGTATTTGGTAATTACTGGAATTATCTACGACTGTATAACCCCTCTATTTCTGCTTTAGTTTCTAAATATTCAGCCACACATCCGAAATTACCAACTCAGTAA
- a CDS encoding FAD-dependent hydroxylase — MPLTQLSQTLAPPHTPADNRGYDYDLVIVGGGIVGLTTAAALKDSGLSVLLIEAKVTSAAVAKGQAYAVHMLSAQIFQGIGIWEKILPNIARYSQVRLSDADYPDVVKFQTSDLGTPELGYVAEHYALLQPLQEFVQGCANVTYLCPAEVVNTQNEQDIVTINLKVDGENRTICTRLLVAADGSRSPIRQAAGIKTKGWKYWQSCIVAFVKPEKCHNYTAYEKFWSSGPFAILPLPGNRCRIVWTAPHEEAKALCALNDEEFLAELTKRYGDQMGKLELLGDRFIFQVQLMQSDRYVLPRLALVGDAAHNCHPVGGQGLNLGIRDAAALAEVIQTAHQAGEDIGNIQILKKYERWRKNENLAILGFTDLLDRVFSNNFLPVVIIRRFGLWLMQRVPMLRIFALKLMIGLKGKTPELAKR; from the coding sequence ATGCCACTTACCCAACTTTCTCAAACCCTTGCTCCTCCCCACACTCCCGCAGATAATCGTGGATATGATTACGATTTGGTGATTGTCGGTGGTGGGATTGTTGGCTTAACCACCGCTGCTGCTTTAAAAGACTCTGGCTTAAGTGTACTGCTAATTGAGGCTAAGGTGACATCAGCCGCAGTTGCTAAAGGCCAGGCTTATGCTGTACATATGCTTTCGGCACAAATTTTCCAAGGAATTGGCATTTGGGAGAAAATTCTGCCTAATATCGCCAGATACAGCCAGGTGCGTTTGTCTGACGCTGACTATCCTGATGTAGTGAAGTTCCAAACTTCTGATTTAGGGACACCAGAATTAGGTTATGTGGCTGAACATTATGCACTTTTACAACCGTTACAGGAATTTGTGCAAGGTTGTGCAAATGTAACTTATTTGTGTCCAGCAGAAGTGGTAAATACGCAAAATGAGCAAGATATAGTTACTATTAATCTTAAAGTTGATGGTGAGAATCGGACAATTTGTACTCGGTTGCTAGTAGCAGCAGATGGTTCTCGTTCACCAATTCGTCAAGCTGCGGGAATTAAAACTAAGGGTTGGAAATATTGGCAATCATGTATTGTGGCTTTTGTCAAGCCGGAAAAATGCCATAACTATACAGCTTATGAGAAATTTTGGTCTAGTGGCCCTTTTGCAATTTTACCTTTACCTGGGAACCGTTGTCGGATTGTTTGGACTGCACCTCATGAAGAAGCAAAGGCTTTGTGTGCTTTAAATGATGAGGAATTTTTGGCTGAACTGACCAAGCGGTATGGTGATCAGATGGGTAAATTGGAATTATTAGGCGATCGCTTTATTTTTCAGGTACAGTTGATGCAGAGCGATCGCTATGTTCTCCCCCGTTTGGCTTTAGTCGGTGACGCAGCACACAACTGTCACCCCGTCGGTGGACAAGGTTTAAACTTAGGTATTCGTGACGCAGCAGCTTTAGCCGAAGTCATTCAAACAGCACACCAAGCAGGTGAAGATATTGGGAATATCCAAATTCTTAAAAAATATGAACGTTGGAGAAAAAACGAAAATCTCGCAATTTTAGGTTTCACTGATTTATTAGATCGAGTATTTTCTAATAACTTCTTACCAGTGGTAATCATCCGACGTTTCGGTTTATGGTTAATGCAGCGAGTCCCCATGCTGAGAATATTTGCACTCAAATTAATGATTGGATTAAAAGGGAAAACTCCAGAATTAGCAAAACGGTGA
- a CDS encoding YebC/PmpR family DNA-binding transcriptional regulator, whose amino-acid sequence MSGHSKWATIKRQKAVVDAKRGNIFTQLSRAIIVAARNGVPDPAGNFQLRTAIDKAKAAGIPNDNIERAIAKGAGTLGGDNSSLEDIRYEGYGPGGVAILIEALTDNRNRTAADLRVAFSKNGGNLGEIGCVSWMFSQKGVCVVEGIEDEEQLLEASFEGDAESYEMIADETAEVLTEIGNLEKLSQTLKEKGFKVTDVELRWIPGNQVEVTDSDQAKSLLKLIDILEGLDDVQNVTANFEMAENLMALSF is encoded by the coding sequence ATGTCAGGACATAGTAAATGGGCAACTATTAAGCGCCAGAAAGCAGTAGTAGATGCTAAAAGGGGAAATATCTTTACTCAGCTATCGCGGGCGATTATTGTGGCTGCTAGAAATGGTGTACCAGATCCGGCAGGTAACTTTCAACTGCGGACGGCGATTGATAAAGCTAAGGCGGCGGGGATTCCCAATGATAATATCGAAAGAGCGATCGCTAAAGGTGCAGGTACTCTTGGCGGCGATAACTCCAGTTTAGAAGATATTCGCTATGAAGGTTACGGCCCCGGTGGTGTAGCGATTTTAATTGAAGCTTTAACAGATAATCGCAATCGTACCGCTGCTGATTTACGGGTAGCTTTTAGTAAAAACGGTGGAAATCTGGGAGAAATAGGTTGTGTTAGTTGGATGTTTTCCCAAAAAGGGGTTTGTGTAGTTGAAGGAATTGAGGATGAAGAACAGCTTTTAGAAGCTTCTTTTGAAGGTGATGCTGAATCTTATGAGATGATTGCAGATGAAACGGCTGAGGTGTTGACCGAGATAGGAAACTTAGAGAAACTTAGTCAAACACTCAAAGAAAAAGGCTTTAAAGTTACAGATGTAGAGTTGCGTTGGATTCCGGGAAATCAGGTAGAAGTCACAGATTCTGATCAGGCTAAATCTCTTCTTAAATTAATTGATATTCTAGAAGGGTTAGACGATGTGCAGAATGTCACAGCTAACTTTGAAATGGCTGAGAATCTTATGGCTTTAAGCTTTTAA